One Triticum dicoccoides isolate Atlit2015 ecotype Zavitan chromosome 3B, WEW_v2.0, whole genome shotgun sequence genomic window, ACGCCCGAGGCAGCGAAACCCCCCGGCGCTCGCGCAAGGGCAGCTCGCAGGCCGATCTCCATGGAGGCAGCGGCGTCTAGGGGAGACCGAGGAggtggccgccgcggccggagtgGCCGGCGGCGCATGCGAGACGTGGATCGCCTACCTAGACGCTCGCGGGAGTGACAGTATCACCTTCAGGCACTGGTGGAAGTGGAACTCATAaaaattactccctctgtaaatataagaccttttttgACACTGATACACTGATAGATCAGTGTCAAAAaaggtcttatattttgatacagagggagtactcGCCAAAAGTGACAGATGCTATAATTTGATGCTATAACTGACTTGTCTCAAATTACGCAAATTCTATGTTGGCACAAACTAGAGCTGACTAACAATAGCAAAGCGCTGAGACTAATTGGATCAAACTGAGGGTCATTCTTCACTCAGATGAACAATGATGACAGAAATAAATGTGTCCAATATTTTCTCGAGTGGTATCATATCAAATATCAACATTTGGATGGAGACGCAAGTTACATTTGATATTTCTAAAAGGAATAGAACATTAGGCTTCCTTCTGCTACAACATCAAAAAGAAACTGAAGATTCTACCATGAAGCCATACGATTCAAATGTTCACCAAAACCAAGCAGGATACTGCGGAAACAGCCATAGGGATTTAATGAGTCTCATCGGGTACTGCTGCTTCACCGTCTCTTACCAAACCAGCATCACCATTGCTAATCAAGATGAACCAAGATAACTATATCAGTCAATTCGTATGAGCATGACATTATAACCAGCAAGATTGCAACAAAACATCACAGTAGGTTGAAGATAGGAGACCTCACCTTGACTGACCAGAGCCTTGCAGGGAGGGTGAGTCAACTTGCATTGTTACAGGGCCATCATTTACCAATGAAACCTGCAAAAGTTCTCAATTGACATGCATTCTGGAAAGTGTAATGTGAGACAAGTCAGTTATAGCATCTGTTACTGGGGGGCACCTTcatcattgctccaaaaatgccatCTGCCAAGAAGAGTTGAAGTAGGGACAATTGTTAGGAATAGTCCTTCAAATGTGCAGGAATAGTTATCGCAAAAAAAAGAGTACAGGAACAGATAGCAAAAACACAAATAGCAGCCTCGATACTGTATTATGTGAAAATCATATAATCCATAAACTGACATACTCATGGCAAGGTATCAGGGGGTTACAAATCTGAACAAGCAGAAAGTACTCTTAACTTACTAATATAACAGAATATGCCGTAAATTGAGTTTTACTTTATAATGGAACAGTCGGACAGTCCGTGCAGGAACAATGGGAAATATGAAAAAGCATCCATACATCGGTTACCATGTGAAAACCTCAATAGGAATACAGGTGAACTATGTAAACAAGATCAACTTGATAATGAAGCACTCAAGATGGCCAACTTCGTAAATGTATTATGCAATATTAGAAGCATGAACATATTACCTTTAACTGAATCAGTTTTGTACGACTTTTGAAACTTCTCAACCAAAGAAGCGTAGAAAGGTTTTGCTTTCGCAGGCGGCATAGCCACATGGAAATCTGGCTTGCTACCCTTCAGGATTCCATATAAGGTAAATTGGCTCACTGAATAGGATAACAGCTTAGAAAAAGAATAAATAACAACATATCAACTGTTAAAGCTTACGCCATTGCAGACACAGAAGTAGAGAGAGCAAGTTGCATTGTATTACCTAACAGGACTTCAAAGTTCCGCTGCATAACCTGAAGAAAGTGAGACGTAAAATAATGTTCAGGAGGTAATCAACATGCTGAATGCTCTCCTAAGCAGAATTGCTTATAGATGACTCTGAGGCTTACACTCTGATCCCATGCTTTTCCAGTCTTCTCATTAGTAAACAGCCTCATATTCAGGACCTTCCGACAGCTACGGAAATAGAGTGTTAGCATGAAACAGACACCATCACAGCGAGATATATTTACTGGACATTTCAGTATAAACAAATTCTCTGTTGTCAGAAAAGCAACGGTGACAAGCAAGTCATTGGTACATGAATTGCACATAAGTTAAGCAAAACTTTCCAAATTACAGTCTCACAACAGAATCCTTCAAGCACCAGAATACAGCACCAAGTCTAGTTACTAACACTGTTTATTGATACGCTAACGATTGTCATCTTAATCACTCAATCCACCAAAAGGAGTAATCAATTACACATCATTCACGGAGATTCCGGTGGAAAACCTccctgggagagggagagggtgccgAGGATTAGGAGGGAAAGGTCAGAGGTGGGTTCATTACATGTAGTCGGCGTCGGAGCTGGTGTCAGCCTCGTGAACGCCGACGAGGACGAGGAGGCCCGGGCCGATCGCCGAAACCACTTGCCCTTCCACCTGCGACCCCCGCAAAGACCAATCAGCGCCCATCTCTCCCAATGATTCCGTGCAGGATGCAGCGGATGTGGCGAATTGAAGAGGAAGCGATCACCTCGACGCTGGCCGAGAGGACGCGCTGCACCACGGCCCTCATCCCCTTCCTTCTGGCCTCCGCCGCGGCGTAGCTCCGAGCTTCCTGCTAGTGGGCGAGTCGCCGGAGACGGCAGTCGGCGACTGTGGTGGGCGGGTGGGCGGAGTGAGCAGCGGAGGCCTCAGCGAGGGTCGACGGGCTGTAAAAATGCCCATGATTTATTGGGTCTAACAGGCCGGGCTTTGCCAGGATTTGCACTCTTGACATTTTTTTTTCCTGTTAGAGCTTGACTTTTTTTGCCACTTGTTAGAGCTTGACTTAAAAATATTGAAAAATAGTGTTTTGACAACATGTAAAAGATACAGTATCATCACCAAATTTATCTCACTGCCATGAAATTTACGTGGAAAATAACACTAATTCCATAACATACATGAGTGTGGGTATATATACGTACAGATTGTTTGGTAATCTTACATCTTTACACCTGTTTTGTCCAAGAAATGCATCTTACAACATGCTCGCTCACCTAGCCTACGAGTGCAGCGGCGCACAGCACACTGCTGTTCGCCACATTCTACAACCACCTCTAAATCTTTATTCTTCACCATATGAACAACAAGCACATACTAGAAATCTTTACCAGTTGCTGATCTTGTATCTACTCTGATCTATGAAGTCCGAGTAGTAGTGTTTTCTGCTTCCACGGCCACATCCTGCACATTGCCATCTTCCGTTGTCGGATGGACATCCATCGGCTTACCCTCTATTGTAACAGGCCCTTCGTTCACCACcacctcacgtccataagcatcggCCTGCTCAGGGACATCGTCCCGTCTCTTCATGGAGATCTTCCTGCTCAGTGTGCTTGTCAGTGATCTGCCCGGCTCCCCTGCGTTCTTCTCCACCACCTTCGCCATATCTTCTGTCAAACTTCCCGCGTCTCCTCCTTTGTTTGCATCGTCGCTGACCACAATCTTTATCGATGTCCGCTTCTCGCCAAGCTCCTTCAGGTTGGGACGTGGGGTTCGGGGGAGCTTCGGATCAAGATCCGGCGAACCTTGACGCGGGGTCCGCGGGAGGTTCGGATCAAGCTCTGGTGCACTCTGAGGACCAGGACTTGTGGGGATGCTAGGATCAATGAGATCGCGAGAGCTCCCCTTCTTCGAGTTCCTCCGGAAAAATGAGCCCATATTGAACATACCACCACGACCACTCTTTGGGGTAGGAGTAGGAGGGGCTTCCTTTGATATGTCAACCTCTTGGAGGATCTCCGTGTCTGGATTGCGTGCCCGTCCTTTCCTGGATTCCCATGTCTGGGGAACACCAGTTCCAGGGCGATGTACATATACACCTCCAGGTTGCTCTTGTCCATCAAAGTCAATGTGCTCAACTTCATCCATTATGACTTTCCTTTCTTGAAGCAGCTTAGCAGCATCCGACTTGCTATCAGCAGAGGTGGGCAGTGGCAGTTTCGCATCAGTTTTCGCCGGTGATTCTTCCAAACTCGTTGTTGCCTCCGTCTCCTTCAAAAATATTCGGGATAGAGTTATCCTACAATAATCATGTCCCCATGAAGAGACGGTAATCTAGTTTTACCATTCATTGAGGTGCTACCTTGCTACCATCGTCAGATGACCACCAAAAAGGTCTTAAAAAACTATGGCCAAAAAGTTAAGAATGTTATCACCAACCTCTGATACATCTTCAATCGTTATAGCCAGGTGGATCCTTCCTTTCTTGACATTCTTCAGCGATATCCATTTGTCATGTCTTTGTCCACCTCTCAGTTCATTTACGTCTACGGTACATTCTCTGTAAACAAATTGGAATTCATCATGTATTTATTTTTCTTTCAGTGAAGGACCAAATATATCTGTTCAGTAAGAAACAGCACACAAGGGCCAATTTTCAAGCCGAGATAAAACAAATGCCAGAACTCATCTTTTAGGGACCACAGCAGAATCACAACACTGCTCATTGCAAAAAAAAATCGAGAAAACGCAAGAAGCTTTGCATAGCAATGCATTGATAGAAGAAAAGGTTATGTACATGTTCATTGCAAATATAGTTCTACAGAAAATTAAGGATCGAGTGTCCAAAGATTGGCATTTAAAGATTTGCTAATTGCTCCTCCATGTCTCAAATACAAGACAATACATATGTTATCCTATGGATCTCCTGGTTAGAGTTTCATATAGCAAGATGAGTTCAGAAAAAAGAACATACCCAAGCGAGTCATCAAACATGTGGTCCTTATCGCGAACTTCCATAACAAGTTCATTTGATGCTTCCCACAACGTGATGGGTATCTTGAATTCCTCAAACCATTTAGGAGATAATGTTTTCCTCTGTATTTGAGTTTGGAATTTAAAAAGACCAATACGACCTCTGACATAAGGGTCCGACAGCCCTATAAAACAGAACATTAAATGTTTGAAACAAAGGATGAATAATGCAAACATTTCGACAGAGGCAGCCACAGCCGCATGTAATTCTCACCGTTTATATCAGCTGGTTTCATGTCAAGCCCTTCCAAAATCTCAAGTTTCACATATGCAACAGGAGGTCTCTCCTCAATGTTGAACCAGTTATTTTCTGCAGAATATTAGATATTAATGGAAAGCAAGTAGATAACATAGCAGAAAAGGGTTAGAAGATTTATCATACAAAAAGTATTAAAATGAGAAGTATCATTCTTCCAAAAAGTAGGACAAAGTACAGATGTTATTTAACTTTAAGCATGATCATATTAGTTTTACTTGTGCCAGCACACTCAACTAAATAAACGAGTGAAAAAATGTTGGTTCATATTAGCCTGGCGCAGTGGTGGAGTCTCTCCACTTGTGGCCTGGAGGTCCTGGGTTAGAACCAGCCTCCTTGCAGAAATTCccttccccagaccccaccttgtgtgggagctttcaGCACTGGGTACGCCCTTTATTGACTCTACACCCTATCTGAACTACTTGATACTACTAGTATTTAGTGAAGTAATATTTCTGAAACTGTAATATTTAGACCAGCAGGAAGAAAGGATGATTTCTGAAACACAAGCATG contains:
- the LOC119281175 gene encoding D-aminoacyl-tRNA deacylase-like — protein: MRAVVQRVLSASVEVEGQVVSAIGPGLLVLVGVHEADTSSDADYICRKVLNMRLFTNEKTGKAWDQSVMQRNFEVLLVSQFTLYGILKGSKPDFHVAMPPAKAKPFYASLVEKFQKSYKTDSVKDGIFGAMMKVSLVNDGPVTMQVDSPSLQGSGQSSNGDAGLVRDGEAAVPDETH
- the LOC119275641 gene encoding C2 domain-containing protein At1g53590-like isoform X2, with product MRLRKRIQHAEMKSAYQRRLLSDGESVRWLNHAVKKMWPICMEKIVSQLLRPIIPWFLDKFKPWIVSKASVQELYMGRDSPIFTSMRVLPETSDDDHLVLELGMNFLSAEDMSVVLAMQLHKSVGLGMTANMHLTRMHVEGKVLLGVKFVRSWPFLGRLRLCFVEPPYFQMTVKPLVGHGLDVTEFPGISGWLDKLMDTAFGQTLVEPNMLVINMEKFSSTPSENNWFNIEERPPVAYVKLEILEGLDMKPADINGLSDPYVRGRIGLFKFQTQIQRKTLSPKWFEEFKIPITLWEASNELVMEVRDKDHMFDDSLGECTVDVNELRGGQRHDKWISLKNVKKGRIHLAITIEDVSEETEATTSLEESPAKTDAKLPLPTSADSKSDAAKLLQERKVIMDEVEHIDFDGQEQPGGVYVHRPGTGVPQTWESRKGRARNPDTEILQEVDISKEAPPTPTPKSGRGGMFNMGSFFRRNSKKGSSRDLIDPSIPTSPGPQSAPELDPNLPRTPRQGSPDLDPKLPRTPRPNLKELGEKRTSIKIVVSDDANKGGDAGSLTEDMAKVVEKNAGEPGRSLTSTLSRKISMKRRDDVPEQADAYGREVVVNEGPVTIEGKPMDVHPTTEDGNVQDVAVEAENTTTRTS
- the LOC119275641 gene encoding C2 domain-containing protein At1g53590-like isoform X1, whose protein sequence is MDAGDLSIVHHIGLVLLALWAAASFGFCHSVVFLIAFLYLYVVNARCAMRLRKRIQHAEMKSAYQRRLLSDGESVRWLNHAVKKMWPICMEKIVSQLLRPIIPWFLDKFKPWIVSKASVQELYMGRDSPIFTSMRVLPETSDDDHLVLELGMNFLSAEDMSVVLAMQLHKSVGLGMTANMHLTRMHVEGKVLLGVKFVRSWPFLGRLRLCFVEPPYFQMTVKPLVGHGLDVTEFPGISGWLDKLMDTAFGQTLVEPNMLVINMEKFSSTPSENNWFNIEERPPVAYVKLEILEGLDMKPADINGLSDPYVRGRIGLFKFQTQIQRKTLSPKWFEEFKIPITLWEASNELVMEVRDKDHMFDDSLGECTVDVNELRGGQRHDKWISLKNVKKGRIHLAITIEDVSEETEATTSLEESPAKTDAKLPLPTSADSKSDAAKLLQERKVIMDEVEHIDFDGQEQPGGVYVHRPGTGVPQTWESRKGRARNPDTEILQEVDISKEAPPTPTPKSGRGGMFNMGSFFRRNSKKGSSRDLIDPSIPTSPGPQSAPELDPNLPRTPRQGSPDLDPKLPRTPRPNLKELGEKRTSIKIVVSDDANKGGDAGSLTEDMAKVVEKNAGEPGRSLTSTLSRKISMKRRDDVPEQADAYGREVVVNEGPVTIEGKPMDVHPTTEDGNVQDVAVEAENTTTRTS